The Fervidobacterium pennivorans DNA segment AGAACAACAAACGTTTGAAATACTCAAATCCGGTGATTATGGTGTCTTAGCAACATTTAACGGCGAATATCCATATGGGATACCAGTAAACTATGCATTTGATGGAGAGTATATCTATATTCACTGTGCTAAAGAAGGTCATAAGATAGAAAACATAAAAAAATTTTCAAACGTATGCTTTACTATTGTCAAAAGCTACGAAATTTTGCCTGATGAACTATCAACTGCATATGAAAGCGTAATTGCCTTTGGAAAAGCTTCAATAGTTGAAAATGAAGACGAAAAGCGCGGAGCACTTGAACTGATAGGAAAGAAATATTCAAATAACTTAGAGAAAATAAAAGGCGAAATCGCAGATTCAATACAGAGAGTGAGCATTATAAAAATAGAAATCGAACACATATCTGGTAAATCAAGAAAAAGATAGTATATCGCAAAATGCGATATCGCATTTTGCGATATTTTTTTCATTTGTCAGAAATTTCCATCCTGGGTGTCTATATATATGAAAAGGAAAAAATCCCAATAGACTGTTCGGTGATATGAAAAAGTAGGGCAAAAAAGTAAAATTCTTGTTCTTCATCAAGATTTGTTTCTGAAAACCTTTGTCGTTTTTCTTCGTCGGTTTTTGAAATTGGTAATTTTCGTTCTTTGATAGTCAATTTCTAAGCTTTTTTCACTAAAAAATATCTTCACTGTCTCCACATTGCTTTTTTACTTGGATTTGATTTTTCTTTACTTGTTTGTTTTACTGTAGTGCAAATAGTTCTTGATGGTGTTCAAACAAGTAATTCAGTAACGGTTTTTGTATCTTTGTCCAGTTTTTTGCTTGATGTTTTATTCTTAGTTCTCTTTTGATATTGTGCATTACCACAAACGCTTTGATGTAATAAAACACATTCGATAATTTTTTGAATCCTCTTCTAACTTGAGTAAACATTGCAAGAAGACTATTTCTTGATTCAGCTGGTTGATTTTTCTTTGAATCGATGATTTTGTGCTTGATATTGAGTTTTTCGCAAGCTACAGCATAGGAAGGTAGACCGTCAGAGTAAACAAGTTTAGGTTTACATGGAAAGATTAGTTGCAAAGCTTCAAAAGTATCACGATTAGTGGAAACAACAAAGTTAACGATTCTGTACTTACTCACGGCAAAGAAAATGTACAAATTACGTCTTTCATCACCGATTTTGATTTTCTCAAACTTCTCATCGACGTTGATAATATCAGACAGGATAGGAGAAAATACGATAGCTTTAGAAAGATTGATGATCCACTGATAAATAGTAGATACACTTGGAGAGTAACCTTGAGAAATTAAAACATTTCTAATTTGTCTGATAGACAAATTAGAATAGAAAAGCTCAAAGGCATGCAAGCAGACAGAAATAGGATACTTAGGCGAAAAACGGATAGAAGAGAAATACTCAACCAAAGAAAGAGTAAAAAGGTCAACGTTAGTTTTGAAATCACAAGTGCGACAACGGAAACGGACGTAAGAATGACGGACTTTGGAGATTTTCATGGGGCGATCACAATGAGGGCAGCGAGGATAAGGGAAATCGAAGCGTTTCTTACGCTGAGCTTTAGGGAAAGAGAAAGTGCGTTTACATTCAGAACAGATGAAACTGGTAACTTGAACCAAAGAACCATCGGGAGCACGACGATGATAGTGAGCGTTGATGTAGACTTTAGTTGGATGATCGCAGTAAGGACAGCGAGGACGATTGGAGAAGTCGGATTTACGTGGCATAGGGTAATCTACTTTCGTGAGGATGGAGGGGGGTGTACCCCTCTTTAAGAATTATACAACGAATTCGGATGGTTATCATAATTTTATCGAACAGTCTAGAACAGTCTCTAAATTTCAAATTACCCTTTTCATCTGTATAAGGTTCACTTCTGCCAAAAAATCTAACCTTTACCGCTTCTTCCGGCTTTGGAAATTCCCATGGATATCCATTCTTTAGCCAATCATCTGGGAGTTCCTTTTGAAATCCATTTTCGATAGCTTGTTTAAACAGGCCGTATTGATACCTAATCGTGTATCCGTAAGAAAGGCAACCGAGGGTGGCTAAGGAATCGAGAAAACAGGCGGCAAGTCTTCCAAGTCCACCGTTACCAAGCGCTGCATCTTCTTCCAAAAGCGCAATTTCATCGAGAGATACGTTGTATTTACTCAAAAGTTCTTTAACTTCATCTTCCGCTTTCAAGTTCAAGATATTGTTGTACAACAACCTACCTATCAAAAATTCCATCGATAGATAATTGACTATTTTCAGATCTTTCTTTTTGTAGATTATCTCTTCTGTGTTGAGCCATTTTTCGGCAATCAGGTCTCTAACAGAGTAGGAAAGTGCAAAGAATTTCTGTAGCAACGTGGAATACTCCGTTTTTTCCGCCAAGGAATGATGCATGTGGTACTTAAATTGCGTCGATAAGTCT contains these protein-coding regions:
- a CDS encoding pyridoxamine 5'-phosphate oxidase family protein, whose protein sequence is MEKFPPMRRKDRELPEQQTFEILKSGDYGVLATFNGEYPYGIPVNYAFDGEYIYIHCAKEGHKIENIKKFSNVCFTIVKSYEILPDELSTAYESVIAFGKASIVENEDEKRGALELIGKKYSNNLEKIKGEIADSIQRVSIIKIEIEHISGKSRKR
- a CDS encoding DDE-type integrase/transposase/recombinase, translating into MSIRQIRNVLISQGYSPSVSTIYQWIINLSKAIVFSPILSDIINVDEKFEKIKIGDERRNLYIFFAVSKYRIVNFVVSTNRDTFEALQLIFPCKPKLVYSDGLPSYAVACEKLNIKHKIIDSKKNQPAESRNSLLAMFTQVRRGFKKLSNVFYYIKAFVVMHNIKRELRIKHQAKNWTKIQKPLLNYLFEHHQELFALQ
- a CDS encoding glycogen/starch/alpha-glucan phosphorylase, which codes for MARNSKKLDLSTQFKYHMHHSLAEKTEYSTLLQKFFALSYSVRDLIAEKWLNTEEIIYKKKDLKIVNYLSMEFLIGRLLYNNILNLKAEDEVKELLSKYNVSLDEIALLEEDAALGNGGLGRLAACFLDSLATLGCLSYGYTIRYQYGLFKQAIENGFQKELPDDWLKNGYPWEFPKPEEAVKVRFFGRSEPYTDEKGNLKFRDCSRLFDKIMITIRIRCIILKEGYTPLHPHESRLPYAT